In Camelina sativa cultivar DH55 chromosome 13, Cs, whole genome shotgun sequence, the genomic window CAACACACATAAAGCCAATTTTATCTTTATCATACCTGTATTGCTTCAAATTGTTTCCAGTTCTGAGAACATAGTCCGTCACTGCTTCTTTGAAAGCAACTCCACTGAAGAATGTCTGCTTATCATACAAATNNNNNNNNNNNNNNNNNNNNNNNNNNNNNNNNNNNNNNNNNNNNNNNNNNNNNNNNNNNNNNNNNNNNNNNNNNNNNNNNNNNNNNNNNNNNNNNNNNNNNNNNNNNNNNNNNNNNNNNNNNNNNNNNNNNNNNNNNNNNNNNNNNNNNNNNNNNNNNNNNNNNNNNNNNNNNNNNNNNNNNNNNNNNNNNNNNNNNNNNNNNNNNNNNNNNNNNNNNNNNNNNNNNNNNNNNNNNNNNNNNNNNNNNNNNNNNNNNNNNNNNNNNNNNNNNNNNNNNNNNNNNNNNNNNNNNNNNNNNNNNNNNNNNNNNNNNNNNNNNNNNNNNNNNNNNNNNNNNNNNNNNNNNNNNNNNNNNNNNNNNNNNNNNNNNNNNNNNNNNNNNNNNNNNNNNNNNNNNNNNNNNNNNNNNNNNNNNNNNNNNNNNNNNNNNNNNNNNNNNNNNNNNNNNNNNNNNNNNNNNNNNNNTTATCATACTTGTATTGCTTCAGATTGTTTCCAGTTCTGAGAACATAGTCTGTCACTGCTTCTTTGAAAGCGACTCCACTGAAGCATGTCTGCTTATCGTACAAATGCCCGTCACCGCGCCTGATATGTGTATGAACTGGCTCTGGACCGTCACCGTTTTCATCGTTATCACTCTCCGGATACAAATCATGGCGGACTGGTGGTTCATCAACGAACTCATTCACCAATTGTTCGATGTGAAATTCATCTCTGTCATGTGCTTCTTCATCAAAATCTCCTCCGAAGTCTGCATCTGGAAGGACAATCGCCATTGAAGCTGTTTTCCCAAAGAAATTTAAGCAAAGAATTAAAGTTCGATCTAGGGTTCTTCACAAATTTGGGgcagttttagggattttagaGATAATGGATAGTGAAATCAAAGTTTAACGGATCAAAATcgggtttagtttggtttaatctaggtttagttttcttctaaTCGGTTAAGTAAATAGTAAACCGATATAATCCACTGATTATGGGTTAATTGATGTAGAAGAATTAAACTGGGGAGATATTGATTTTGAACTTTAATTTCGGGGAAAAAttggttttgaactttttattGGAGGACAAATAGACCGAGGGTAAAGAACGCACTCTATCTGACTTGATACAATAGTTCTCGTGGGGAAATAGACCGTCGGACCAAAGTGGGATattaaacttatttaaaattagtaaatttacCTATCGTAAATGTAAACCAAAAGATATGTTTGTTAAAACTGGTTTAAGATCGTGGAATCAATCTATACGTCTCATAGCATACAATTCACCTCTCAATTCTCAATCAGCAAATCTTGTCTTTGGAAGAAAGATATGAACAATATCATAtgagatttcttttttctttgttagtcAACCAAACAAAAGTGATTTAAGTATTTAATAAGACTCTTGGAATTAAGTGTTTTGACAATAACTTTTTGTTTAGCATTATTTAACCATAGTTAGAATGCAGTCTAGGCTATTCAGTCTTATTTTCTGATCTATTTCTTATAAGATTAGCTAATGGAAAGTCAAAGTCTTGAAATGAAACTTGGAAATCTTTCAATGGAGCTAATGGGTGCATCAGACTTTTGCCTAGTGAATACATCACTATGAAGCTAGACTTATaccattgtttttgttattgcttATTATCATaaagctttgctttgttttttagAGTTCTATTTGGCATTTCAAAAGGTTGGTAATGTAACTCTGGGTTGTTCTTGATCCATAGTGTTGATGTGTCTGTTGTATTCaatctaataaataaattagtgaGATCATATGCAAATTATGCAAAACTAAGATAAGCTTTTGATTTTAGTTATAAAGGTTTGTCCAGGCGCGTACTGAATCCACGCGTCTatagttgaaaataaaaataaaattaaagtattaatctttgacatcttcttcatcctcggagaagaaaaacatgtttgtttccgataacaaattaacaatccTTCACGGGACATAAACATGATGATCGATGTGACTACATCAAACGGAGATCTACCCACACAGcaacaacaccaccaccaccaccagataATCCTCGGAGACAGCAGCGGAGGAGAGGATCACGAGATCAAAACACCAAAGAAACGAGCAGAAACATGGGTACAAGACGAGACTCTCAGCTTAATCTCGCTACGGGGGGAAATGGACAACCTTTTCAACACATCCAAATCTAACAAACATCTCTGGGAACAGATTTCGAGCAAGATGAGGGAGCAAGGGTTTGATCGGTCACCAACTATGTGTACGGACAAGTGGAGGAACATTTTGAAAGAGTTTAAGAAAGCTAAGCATCAAGATGATAAAGCAACAACAAATGGAGGAGCAGCGAAGATGTGCTATTACAAAGAGATTGAAGATATCtttagagaaagaaacaagaaagtggcATTGTATAAGAGTCATGCTACTcctccaccatcttcttctgctAAAGTTGATTCCTTTATGCAATTTACAGATAAAGGTANNNNNNNNNNNNNNNNNNNNNNNNNNNNNNNNNNNNNNNNNNNNNNNNNNNNNNNNNNNNNNNNNNNNNNNNNNNNNNNNNNNNNNNNNNNNNNNNNNNNNNNNNNNNNNNNNNNNNNNNNNNNNNNNNNNNNNNNNNNNNNNNNNNNNNNNNNNNNNNNNNNNNNNNNNNNNNNNNNNNNNNNNNNNNNNNNNNNNNNNNNNNNNNNNNNNNNNNNNNNNNNNNNNNNNNNNNNNNNNNNNNNNNNNNNNNNNNNNNNNNNNNNNNNNNNNNNNNNNNNNNNNNNNNNNNNNNNNNNNNNNNNNNNNNNNNNNNNNNNNNNNNNNNNNNNNNNNNNNNNNNNNNNNNNNNNNNNNNNNNNNNNNNNNNNNNNNNNNNNNNNNNNNNNNNNNNNNNNNNNNNNNNNNNNNNNNNNNNNNNNNNNNNNNNNNNNNNNNNNNNNNNNNNNNNNNNNNNNNNNNNNNNNNNNNNNNNNNNNNNNNNNNNNNNNNNNNNNNNNNNNNNNNNNNNNNNNNNNNNNNNNNNNNNNNNNNNNNNNNNNNNNNNNNNNNNNNNNNNNNNNNNNNNNNNNNNNNNNNNNNNNNNNNNNNNNNNNNNNNNNNNNNNNNNNNNNNNNNNNNNNNNNNNNNNNNNNNNNNNNNNNNNNNNNNNNNNNNNNNNNNNNNNNNNNNNNNNNNNNNNNNNNNNNNNNNNNNNNNNNNNNNNNNNNNNNNNNNNNNNNNNNNNNNNNNNNNNNNNNNNNNNNNNNNNNNNNNNNNNNNNNNNNNNNNNNNNNNNNNNNNNNNNNNNNNNNNNNNNNNNNNNNNNNNNNNNNNNNNNNNNNNNNNNNNNNNNNNNNNNNNNNNNNNNNNNNNNNNNNNNNNNNNNNNNNNNNNNNNNNNNNNNNNNNNNNNNNNNNNNNNNNNNNNNNNNNNNNNNNNNNNNNNNNNNNNNNNNNNNNNNNNNNNNNNNNNNNNNNNNNNNNNNNNNNNNNNNNNNNNNNNNNNNNNNNNNNNCATAGTTAGAATGCAGTCTAGGCTATTCAGTCTTATTTTCTGATCTATTTCTTATAAGATTAGCTAATGGAAAGTCAAAGTCTTGAAATGAAACTTGGAAATCTTTCAATGGAGCTAATGGGTGCATCAGACTTTTGCCTAGTGAATACATCACTATGAAGCTAGACTTATaccattgtttttgttattgcttATTATCATaaagctttgctttgttttttagAGTTCTATTTGGCATTTCAAAAGGTTGGTAATGTAACTCTGGGTTGTTCTTGATCCATAGTGTTGATGTGTCTGTTGTATTCaatctaataaataaattagtgaGATCATATGCAAATTATGCAAAACTAAGATAAGCTTTTGATTTTAGTTATAAAGGTTTGTCCAGGCGCGTACTGAATCCACGCGTCTatagttgaaaataaaaataaaattaaagtattaatctttgacatcttcttcatcctcggagaagaaaaacatgtttgtttccgataacaaattaacaatccTTCACGGGACATAAACATGATGATCGATGTGACTACATCAAACGGAGATCTACCCACACAGcaacaacaccaccaccaccaccagataATCCTCGGAGACAGCAGCGGAGGAGAGGATCACGAGATCAAAACACCAAAGAAACGAGCAGAAACATGGGTACAAGACGAGACTCTCAGCTTAATCTCGCTACGGGGGGAAATGGACAACCTTTTCAACACATCCAAATCTAACAAACATCTCTGGGAACAGATTTCGAGCAAGATGAGGGAGCAAGGGTTTGATCGGTCACCAACTATGTGTACGGACAAGTGGAGGAACATTTTGAAAGAGTTTAAGAAAGCTAAGCATCAAGATGATAAAGCAACAACAAATGGAGGAGCAGCGAAGATGTGCTATTACAAAGAGATTGAAGATATCtttagagaaagaaacaagaaagtggcATTGTATAAGAGTCATGCTACTcctccaccatcttcttctgctAAAGTTGATTCCTTTATGCAATTTACAGATAAAGGTAGAATCTTTTTGCTTGAATTTGTGGTTTTGTTGGAGGTTTGAATCAAAATTTGTTAATGggttttggtttagatttgggttgagaagaaaaaagactGGTCTTTAGGTTTTAGTTCTGTTCCACTTTTAGTGCTAAACCTAGTTAAGAGTATTTTGACCATTAATGGATAAACATAAAGTTGTAGATTTGGTTGTCAATGATATTGACTTTTTATACTAAAtttgggtgttttttttttctttctgaattgATGTTTATCTTTATCTTCTTGTAGGTTTTGAAGATTCTAGTATTTCATTTACATCTGTTGAAGGTACTGATTTCAGATTTCTTGAGTCTTTTGTATTTATAAGATGGTGTTGAAATCATTTTTGATTAGGTAAAGTATTTTGAGAGAAATGGTTGTATCAGTCCTAGATATTGGTAAACCAATTGCACAACAACTTATGGTTGATAATGTGAAGCGGATTTTGTCTTGTGGAAGTTGTTTGGTCTTGAATCTTGATATGAGTTGTTATTTTTGTGGCAGCTAATGGCAGGCCAACGCTGAATCTTGAAACGCAGCTTGATCATGATAGTCTTCCTCTGGCCATTGCTTCTGCTGATCCCGCA contains:
- the LOC109128354 gene encoding uncharacterized protein LOC109128354, with the protein product MAIVLPDADFGGDFDEEAHDRDEFHIEQLVNEFVDEPPVRHDLYPESDNDENGDGPEPVHTHIRRGDGHLYDKQTFFSGVAFKEAVTDYVLRTGNNLKQYRYDKDKIGFMCVGCNGDDGSRCEWKVYAAILPSDNMWRIRKFNDKHSCIPNGECEMFKVPHIARLFLDKIRDNPEYFMPMKMEEIIKERRKISVSRHQCQAARNKALIWIEKEYDQQFA
- the LOC104738207 gene encoding trihelix transcription factor GT-4-like, with the translated sequence MMIDVTTSNGDLPTQQQHHHHHQIILGDSSGGEDHEIKTPKKRAETWVQDETLSLISLRGEMDNLFNTSKSNKHLWEQISSKMREQGFDRSPTMCTDKWRNILKEFKKAKHQDDKATTNGGAAKMCYYKEIEDIFRERNKKVALYKSHATPPPSSSAKVDSFMQFTDKEFYLAFQKVGNVTLGCS